From one Eptesicus fuscus isolate TK198812 chromosome 21, DD_ASM_mEF_20220401, whole genome shotgun sequence genomic stretch:
- the MMP15 gene encoding matrix metalloproteinase-15, giving the protein MGSERSAPGRPSWAGSLPGGREAAARPRLLPLLLVALGCLGRGAAEDAEVNAENWLRLYGYLPQPSRHMSTMRSAQILASALSEMQRFYGIPVTGVLDEETKTWMKRPRCGVPDQFGVHVKANLRRRRKRYALTGRKWNNPHLTFSIQNYTEKLGWYHSLEAVRRAFRVWEQATPLVFQEVPYQDIRLRRQKEADIMVLFASGFHGDSSPFDGTGGFLAHAYFPGPGLGGDTHFDADEPWTFSSTDMHGNSLFLVAVHELGHALGLEHSSNPSAIMAPFYQWMDIDNFQLPEDDLRGIQQLYGTPDGRPQPTRPLPTVTPRRPGRPDHRPPRPPQPPPPDGKPERPPRPGPPVQPRATERPDQYGPNICDGDFDTVAMLRGEMFVFKGRWFWRVRHNRVLDNYPMPIGHFWRGLPSDISAAYERQDGRFVFFKGDRYWLFREANLEPGYPQPLTSYGLGIPYDRIDTAIWWEPTGHTFFFQEDRYWRFNEETQRGDPGYPKPISVWQGIPVSPRGAFLSNDAAYTYFYKGTRYWKFDNDRLRMEPGYPKSILRDFMGCEEPGPRWPDVARPPFNPDPDAGAEPGAGGDSQEGDEGREAGPGAGAGTGEDGGSRVVVQMEEVTRTVNMVMVLVPPLLLLLCILGLTYALVQMQRKGAPRVLLYCKRSLQEWV; this is encoded by the exons AACTGGCTGCGACTCTACGGCTACCTGCCTCAGCCCAGCCGCCACATGTCCACCATGCGCTCGGCCCAGATCCTGGCCTCAGCCCTCTCCGAAATGCAGCGCTTCTACGGGATCCCTGTGACCGGCGTGCTCGACGAAGAGACCAAGAC GTGGATGAAGCGGCCCCGCTGTGGCGTGCCCGATCAGTTCGGGGTGCATGTGAAAGCCAATCTGCGGCGGCGGCGCAAGCGCTATGCCCTCACCGGCAGGAAGTGGAACAACCCCCATCTGACCTTCAG CATCCAGAACTACACGGAGAAGCTGGGCTGGTACCACTCGCTGGAGGCGGTGCGCCGGGCCTTCCGCGTGTGGGAGCAGGCCACGCCCCTGGTCTTCCAGGAGGTGCCCTACCAGGACATCAGGCTGCGGAGGCAGAAGGAGGCCGACATCATGGTCCTCTTTGCCTCCGGCTTCCATGGCGACAGCTCACCCTTTGATGGCACAGGCGGCTTTCTGGCCCACGCCTATTTCCCGGGCCCCGGTCTGGGCGGGGACACCCATTTCGACGCCGATGAGCCCTGGACCTTCTCCAGCACCGACATGCATG GGAACAGTCTCTTCCTGGTGGCAGTGCACGAGCTGGGCCACGCGCTGGGGCTGGAGCACTCCAGCAACCCCAGCGCCATCATGGCGCCCTTCTACCAGTGGATGGACATCGACAACTTCCAGCTGCCCGAGGACGACCTCCGGGGCATCCAGCAGCTCTACG GCACCCCAGACGGTCGGCCACagcccacccggcccctccccacTGTTACACCCCGGCGGCCAGGCCGGCCAGACCATCGGCCCCCCCGGCCgccccagcctccacccccagACGGGAAGCCGGAGCGGCCCCCAAGGCCAGGCCCCCCGGTCCAGCCCCGAGCCACGGAGCGGCCTGACCAGTATGGCCCCAACATCTGCGACGGGGACTTTGACACGGTGGCCATGCTGCGTGGGGAGATGTTCGTGTTCAAG GGCCGCTGGTTCTGGCGGGTCCGGCACAATCGCGTCCTGGACAACTATCCGATGCCCATTGGGCACTTCTGGCGAGGTCTGCCCAGTGACATCAGTGCTGCCTACGAGCGCCAGGACGGCCGCTTTGTCTTCTTCAAAG GTGACCGCTACTGGCTCTTCCGAGAAGCGAACCTGGAGCCCGGCTACCCACAGCCGCTGACCAGCTACGGCCTGGGCATCCCCTACGACCGCATCGACACCGCCATCTGGTGGGAGCCCACAGGGCACACCTTCTTCTTCCAGGAGGACAG GTACTGGCGCTTCAATGAGGAGACACAGCGTGGAGACCCCGGCTACCCCAAGCCCATCAGTGTCTGGCAGGGGATCCCCGTCTCCCCCAGAGGGGCCTTCCTGAGCAACGATGCAG CCTACACCTACTTCTACAAGGGCACCCGATACTGGAAGTTCGACAACGATCGCCTGCGGATGGAGCCCGGCTACCCCAAGTCCATCCTGCGGGACTTCATGGGCTGCGAAGAGCCGGGGCCCCGATGGCCCGACGTGGCCCGCCCGCCCTTCAACCCCGACCCCGATGCGGGTGCAGAGCCCGGGGCAGGCGGGGACAGCCAGGAGGGTGACGAGGGCCGCGAGGCCGGCCCAGGCGCCGGGGCAGGGACGGGCGAGGACGGGGGCAGCCGCGTGGTGGTGCAGATGGAGGAGGTGACGCGGACCGTGAACATGGTGATGGTGCTGGtgcccccgctgctgctgctgctgtgcatCCTGGGCCTCACGTACGCCCTGGTGCAGATGCAGCGCAAGGGCGCGCCCCGCGTGCTCCTGTACTGCAAGCGCTCCCTGCAGGAGTGGGTCTGA